One genomic region from Streptomyces sp. NBC_01304 encodes:
- a CDS encoding LysR family transcriptional regulator: protein MERQEIEIFLVLAEELHFGRTAERLCISTALVSKTVKKIERQLDVTLFERTSRRVVLTDVGGKLRDDLRPHHQGIREAMDRARLSRHRITGSLTVGFMSTLAGTLVARGRERFMADNPECSVRVVETQVHHFVSQLRDGSADVLLMSLPVEEPDITVGPVVSRQDRVVVVSANHRFAGRESVAFEELGDEVFPTTASSFPQYAVDFHSPRNTPSGRRIKRSQEVCATYAEGLALVTAGRNIILGDTQLMEFYRRPDIAYVPVPDLPPLDFALLWRTRDDGDPRIRTFVEATAAAGDEAAPSGSGR from the coding sequence ATGGAGCGTCAAGAAATCGAGATCTTTCTCGTCCTGGCCGAAGAACTGCACTTCGGCCGTACGGCGGAGCGTCTGTGCATCTCTACAGCGCTCGTCAGCAAGACCGTCAAGAAGATCGAACGCCAGCTGGACGTCACGCTGTTCGAGCGGACCAGCCGACGCGTCGTGCTCACCGACGTCGGCGGCAAGCTGCGCGACGACCTGCGTCCGCACCACCAGGGGATCCGGGAGGCGATGGACCGGGCGAGGCTGTCCCGGCACAGGATCACCGGCTCACTGACGGTCGGCTTCATGAGCACCCTGGCCGGCACGCTGGTCGCCCGGGGCCGCGAGCGGTTCATGGCCGACAACCCCGAGTGCTCGGTACGCGTGGTCGAGACGCAGGTCCACCACTTCGTGTCGCAGCTGAGGGACGGCAGCGCCGACGTCCTGCTCATGTCACTGCCGGTCGAAGAGCCCGACATCACCGTCGGCCCCGTGGTCAGCCGCCAGGACCGGGTCGTCGTGGTGTCGGCCAACCACCGCTTCGCGGGCCGGGAGTCGGTGGCGTTCGAGGAACTCGGGGACGAGGTCTTCCCCACGACCGCCTCGTCGTTCCCGCAGTACGCCGTCGACTTCCACTCTCCGCGCAACACGCCCAGCGGCCGCCGGATCAAGCGCTCGCAGGAGGTGTGCGCCACCTACGCGGAAGGCCTCGCGCTGGTCACCGCCGGCCGCAACATCATCCTGGGCGATACCCAGCTGATGGAGTTCTACCGCCGCCCCGACATCGCGTACGTACCCGTCCCCGACCTGCCGCCGCTGGACTTCGCCCTGCTCTGGCGCACCCGCGACGACGGGG
- a CDS encoding alpha/beta fold hydrolase, producing MALASSPDVAHRFVDVGGTRVFYREAGPADAPVLLLLHGFPSASHQFRRLIDALGDRFRLVAPDYPGFGHSDDPDRSVSPYSFERITDAVEGFCLALGLDRFVAYLFDYGGPVGLRLAARHPEWFAGLVIQNSNAYDEGLSELARGLADNRPGVEGAADRVREILVLPVTRGQYEGGAGDPSGISPDGWTLDQHFLDLPGRKDIQVDLALDYHTNIERYPQWQQWLRENQPPTLVLWGRGDAFFPEAGAHAYAKDLPAAEIHLFDTGHFALEEKLPEIAPLIADFLDRNGKRP from the coding sequence ATGGCCTTGGCCTCTTCTCCCGACGTGGCACACCGCTTCGTCGACGTCGGCGGCACCCGTGTCTTCTATCGCGAAGCCGGTCCCGCGGATGCTCCCGTGCTGCTCCTGCTGCACGGATTCCCGTCCGCCTCCCACCAGTTCCGCCGGCTCATCGACGCACTCGGCGACCGGTTCCGGCTCGTGGCCCCGGACTATCCCGGGTTCGGGCACAGCGACGACCCCGACCGTTCCGTGTCCCCGTACTCCTTCGAGCGGATCACTGATGCCGTCGAAGGTTTCTGTCTCGCTCTCGGCCTTGACCGGTTCGTGGCCTACCTCTTCGATTACGGCGGGCCGGTCGGACTCCGGCTCGCCGCCCGGCATCCCGAATGGTTCGCCGGCCTGGTGATTCAGAATTCCAACGCGTACGACGAGGGCCTCAGCGAACTCGCCCGCGGGCTGGCGGACAACCGGCCCGGTGTCGAGGGCGCGGCCGACCGGGTACGGGAGATCCTGGTCCTGCCCGTGACGCGCGGCCAGTACGAGGGCGGCGCCGGGGACCCCTCCGGGATCTCCCCGGACGGCTGGACACTCGACCAGCACTTCCTCGACCTGCCCGGACGCAAGGACATCCAGGTCGACCTCGCGCTGGACTACCACACCAATATCGAGCGGTATCCCCAGTGGCAGCAGTGGCTGCGCGAGAACCAGCCGCCGACGCTGGTCCTTTGGGGCCGCGGTGACGCGTTCTTCCCCGAGGCCGGCGCCCACGCCTACGCCAAGGACCTGCCGGCCGCCGAGATCCACCTCTTCGACACCGGCCACTTCGCCCTCGAGGAAAAGCTCCCCGAAATCGCCCCACTCATCGCCGACTTCCTCGACCGGAACGGGAAAAGACCATGA
- a CDS encoding flavodoxin family protein, with amino-acid sequence MTSVVIAYFSGFGHTARFAEAVRDGAASVPETEVHLVAVDSVTDEQWLLLDAADAVVFGSPTYLGDVAAKFKAFMEQTSGRWKNQLWADKLAAGFVNSGAKSGDKLHALQTLSLFAAQHSMLWVSLGLLPGWNTSRASESDLNRLGMWLGAAAQSNTDEGPEASHPADLATARHLGRRVAEQAARTAHSPAAVPALV; translated from the coding sequence ATGACCTCAGTCGTTATCGCCTACTTCAGCGGATTCGGCCACACCGCGCGATTCGCCGAGGCCGTACGGGACGGCGCCGCCTCCGTTCCCGAAACCGAAGTCCACCTCGTCGCCGTCGACTCCGTCACGGACGAGCAATGGCTGCTGCTCGACGCCGCGGACGCCGTCGTCTTCGGTTCCCCGACCTATCTGGGCGATGTCGCCGCCAAGTTCAAGGCGTTCATGGAACAGACCAGCGGCCGCTGGAAGAACCAGCTGTGGGCGGACAAGCTCGCCGCGGGCTTCGTCAACTCGGGCGCCAAGTCCGGCGACAAACTGCACGCCCTCCAGACCCTGTCGCTGTTCGCCGCGCAGCACAGCATGCTCTGGGTCAGCCTCGGCCTGCTGCCCGGCTGGAACACCAGCCGGGCCTCCGAGTCCGACCTCAACCGGCTGGGGATGTGGCTGGGCGCTGCCGCCCAGTCCAACACGGACGAGGGGCCGGAGGCTTCGCACCCCGCCGACCTGGCCACCGCACGACATCTGGGCCGCCGGGTCGCGGAACAGGCGGCTCGCACGGCGCACTCCCCCGCTGCCGTGCCCGCGTTGGTCTGA
- a CDS encoding ester cyclase: MDTTTEMNQALLRTAYKLVESGDLEAAAGMLTEDFIANVPGVPDPLLGREVWRLGTQTMLDAFPDLKITVQDMFGVDDKVVVRVHFRGTHRGDFQGIAATGREVSYRSIEIYRIEGDKIAEEWVAPDLISLFGQISPAPAGH; encoded by the coding sequence ATGGACACCACCACGGAAATGAACCAGGCCCTGCTGCGTACGGCGTACAAGCTGGTCGAAAGCGGCGACCTCGAAGCGGCAGCCGGGATGCTGACAGAAGACTTCATCGCCAACGTCCCCGGCGTACCCGACCCGCTGCTGGGCCGGGAGGTCTGGCGGCTGGGGACGCAGACCATGCTGGACGCCTTCCCCGACCTGAAGATCACGGTCCAGGACATGTTCGGCGTCGACGACAAGGTCGTGGTGCGGGTCCACTTCCGCGGCACGCATCGAGGTGACTTCCAGGGGATCGCGGCGACGGGCCGGGAGGTCAGCTACCGGAGCATCGAGATCTACCGCATCGAGGGCGACAAGATCGCCGAGGAGTGGGTCGCCCCGGACCTGATCAGCCTCTTTGGGCAGATCTCGCCCGCACCCGCCGGCCACTAG
- a CDS encoding MFS transporter, translated as MQRTLRLGRGATFAYFVLNGFLMGMWIVHIPVVEQRTGITHATLGWLLLLLGSGAFVGMRLAGPLADRIGPRKAVPLGAALCSAALVLPALATDAWTLGGALLVLGLGNGVLDVSMNTHAVQVERGYGRPVMSAFHAVFSVGGVLAALVGALTLSADWSAATTLGATAVTGLVIAALAIPGLLPHEPPTQATAAAEARRGKTPSRIWILAVLAFMLMLCEGVANDWSVLHLKTVLDAPAATAAFAYGAFSTAMTVGRLLTDRLAGRFGATAILRHGSALGAVGLTLAALAPTIPLALVGWTVAGAGLSGCIPQLFSAAGHFDPTASGVNVSRVAGLGYLGMLAGPAVIGPLTHLIPLNLTLLLPTAFCAIAAVAAARILKPSPSAELTTLVGATR; from the coding sequence ATGCAACGAACCCTGCGACTCGGGCGGGGCGCGACCTTCGCCTACTTCGTCCTCAACGGCTTCCTCATGGGCATGTGGATCGTCCACATACCCGTCGTCGAACAGCGCACCGGCATCACCCACGCGACGCTCGGCTGGCTCCTGCTGCTCCTGGGCAGCGGAGCCTTCGTGGGGATGCGCCTTGCCGGTCCGCTCGCCGACCGGATCGGTCCGCGCAAGGCCGTCCCGCTGGGCGCCGCACTGTGCAGCGCCGCCCTGGTCCTGCCCGCACTCGCCACCGACGCCTGGACGCTGGGCGGCGCCCTGCTGGTCCTGGGACTGGGCAACGGAGTCCTGGATGTCAGCATGAACACCCATGCCGTGCAGGTCGAGCGCGGCTACGGGCGGCCGGTGATGTCGGCCTTCCACGCGGTGTTCTCGGTGGGCGGCGTACTCGCCGCGCTGGTGGGGGCGCTGACGCTGAGCGCCGACTGGAGTGCGGCCACGACCCTCGGGGCGACCGCCGTGACGGGTCTGGTGATCGCGGCTCTGGCGATACCGGGGCTGCTGCCGCACGAGCCCCCGACGCAGGCCACTGCGGCTGCGGAGGCACGGCGCGGCAAAACCCCGTCCCGTATCTGGATCCTCGCCGTACTCGCTTTCATGCTCATGCTCTGTGAGGGCGTCGCCAACGACTGGAGCGTGCTCCACCTCAAGACCGTCCTCGACGCCCCGGCAGCCACCGCCGCCTTCGCCTATGGCGCCTTCTCCACGGCCATGACGGTCGGCCGGCTGCTCACCGACCGGCTCGCCGGCCGCTTCGGTGCCACGGCGATCCTGCGCCATGGCTCCGCACTCGGCGCCGTCGGCCTGACCCTCGCGGCGCTCGCCCCCACCATCCCGCTGGCCCTGGTCGGCTGGACCGTCGCGGGCGCGGGCCTGTCCGGCTGCATCCCCCAACTGTTCAGTGCGGCAGGTCACTTCGACCCCACGGCCTCAGGCGTCAACGTCTCCCGCGTTGCGGGCCTCGGCTACCTCGGCATGCTCGCGGGCCCGGCAGTGATCGGTCCGCTGACTCATCTGATTCCGCTCAACCTGACGCTGCTGCTGCCGACCGCGTTCTGCGCGATCGCCGCGGTCGCGGCCGCGCGCATCCTCAAGCCCTCACCCTCAGCGGAACTGACCACCCTTGTAGGAGCCACTCGATGA
- a CDS encoding DeoR/GlpR family DNA-binding transcription regulator: MSAERLRQITEAVRERGSSSVAELAELTGASEMTIRRDLEALAEQGVLERYRGGARSLLLRGEEPPFALRAQEGLEVKRRIAAEVAALIADGESVVLDSGTTCLEVARLLVNRRLTVMPLSLHAANVLTDAPQLTLLLPGGQPRRGELALTGPLTEASLAALRFDTAIVGCCGLTAGDGLTAYDLADAAVKRAAIASSRRVIAVAEAAKLSRTALAHVIPATALHAVVTDDKAPTDATEALSAAGVTVRKA, from the coding sequence ATGAGTGCAGAGCGCCTGAGGCAGATCACCGAAGCCGTGCGCGAGCGCGGCAGCAGCAGCGTGGCCGAGCTCGCCGAGCTCACCGGGGCCTCCGAGATGACCATTCGGCGCGACCTCGAGGCGCTCGCGGAGCAAGGCGTCCTCGAGCGCTATCGCGGTGGCGCCCGGAGTCTGCTGCTACGGGGTGAAGAGCCGCCTTTCGCCCTGCGGGCGCAGGAAGGGCTCGAGGTGAAACGCCGGATTGCCGCCGAGGTGGCCGCGCTGATTGCGGACGGCGAGTCGGTCGTCCTGGACAGCGGGACGACCTGCCTGGAGGTGGCCCGGCTGCTCGTGAACCGCCGGCTGACCGTGATGCCGCTTTCGCTGCATGCCGCCAACGTCCTGACCGACGCACCTCAGTTGACGCTGCTGCTGCCCGGCGGCCAGCCCCGGCGCGGCGAACTCGCCCTGACCGGACCGCTGACCGAGGCATCCCTGGCCGCGCTGCGTTTCGACACCGCGATCGTCGGCTGCTGCGGACTGACCGCCGGAGACGGTCTCACCGCGTACGACCTGGCCGACGCCGCCGTCAAGCGCGCCGCGATCGCCTCGTCCCGGCGCGTGATCGCGGTCGCCGAAGCCGCCAAGCTCAGCCGCACCGCACTCGCCCATGTCATCCCGGCCACCGCCCTGCACGCCGTGGTCACCGACGACAAAGCCCCCACCGACGCGACCGAGGCCCTGAGCGCCGCGGGCGTCACCGTACGAAAGGCTTGA
- a CDS encoding HAD family hydrolase: MTHSPTTEPGISTEPVLLFDMFGVIARLQSEAGKVRLAETAGMAEEPFWSAYWSLRQPYDRGDVGGSAYWQRVADALGTTFRPERIADLIEADLASWSAVDDEMVALIEQLAASGRRIALLSNIPEELACRYEQQHAWLKHFEVCAFSCRIGHAKPEPGAYRWACEALATAPEQILFIDDRTENIEAARAAGLQGRLFTTADDLKTALGVG; this comes from the coding sequence ATGACGCACAGTCCCACCACCGAACCCGGCATCAGCACCGAACCCGTCCTGCTCTTCGACATGTTCGGTGTCATCGCCCGCCTTCAGTCCGAAGCCGGAAAGGTCCGGCTCGCAGAGACAGCCGGGATGGCGGAGGAGCCGTTCTGGTCGGCGTACTGGTCGCTCCGTCAGCCGTACGATCGCGGGGACGTCGGCGGCAGCGCGTACTGGCAGCGCGTGGCCGATGCTCTGGGCACGACCTTCCGCCCTGAACGGATCGCCGACCTCATCGAGGCCGATCTGGCCAGCTGGAGTGCGGTGGACGACGAAATGGTGGCACTCATCGAGCAGTTGGCCGCATCCGGCCGCCGCATCGCGCTCCTCTCCAACATCCCCGAGGAGCTGGCCTGCCGCTACGAACAGCAGCACGCCTGGCTCAAGCACTTCGAGGTGTGCGCGTTCTCCTGCCGCATCGGCCACGCCAAGCCGGAACCGGGCGCCTACCGCTGGGCATGCGAGGCGCTCGCCACCGCACCCGAGCAGATCCTTTTCATCGACGATCGTACGGAGAACATCGAGGCGGCCCGTGCGGCCGGGCTGCAGGGCCGGCTCTTCACGACGGCCGACGACCTCAAGACGGCTCTGGGCGTGGGCTGA
- a CDS encoding serine hydrolase domain-containing protein, whose translation MTNSRNSKARWALTTAAGAALVAVLAGSGPAVAAQGPDRTEAASTAHLHEPLDRPALLAALAGLPDRTVSGGLIRLTGRDGRFTKIAGPSVPRADAHFRIGSMTKLFTSTVVLQLVAEGRFTLDDTVQELAPGLIPARYRPITMGQLLSHTSGLPQPECAVEGAPEKVVAAALSCGSQWEPGTVSQYNGINYFIAGLVIEKVTGNTYGDEVRGRILRPLGLRHTFVPAAGDRSMPQPHTRAAMVRPGSDELTDTSEADPWPWAEGGMISNAPDLERFIKALYSGRLLPRAQQKQLFTVPEVAHVNGAVFTLGGVQRTELPDGTVVWGKTGSYSGYTGGVFATRDLRRVLVYSLNPTGRAPELPYVMRIAQAAF comes from the coding sequence ATGACGAACTCACGTAACTCCAAAGCTCGTTGGGCTCTCACCACGGCAGCGGGTGCGGCGCTCGTCGCGGTGCTCGCGGGGTCGGGCCCGGCCGTGGCGGCCCAGGGGCCGGACCGTACGGAGGCGGCCTCGACGGCGCACCTTCATGAGCCCCTGGACCGGCCCGCACTGCTGGCCGCGCTCGCCGGGTTGCCGGACCGCACCGTGTCCGGCGGGCTGATCCGGCTGACCGGCCGCGACGGACGGTTCACCAAGATCGCCGGGCCGTCCGTACCGCGTGCGGACGCGCACTTCAGGATCGGCAGCATGACCAAGCTCTTCACCTCGACCGTGGTTCTGCAGCTGGTCGCGGAGGGACGCTTCACCCTGGACGACACGGTGCAGGAGCTCGCGCCGGGGCTGATCCCGGCACGCTACCGCCCCATCACCATGGGCCAGTTGCTCAGCCACACCAGCGGTCTGCCCCAGCCCGAATGTGCCGTCGAGGGCGCGCCGGAGAAGGTGGTCGCCGCGGCACTGTCGTGCGGCAGCCAGTGGGAGCCGGGGACCGTCAGCCAGTACAACGGCATCAACTACTTCATCGCCGGCCTGGTCATCGAGAAGGTCACCGGCAACACGTACGGGGACGAGGTACGCGGCCGCATCCTGCGTCCGCTCGGGCTGCGGCACACCTTCGTACCCGCTGCGGGAGACCGCTCGATGCCGCAGCCGCACACTCGGGCCGCGATGGTGCGACCGGGCTCGGACGAGCTGACGGACACGTCCGAGGCCGATCCGTGGCCCTGGGCTGAGGGTGGAATGATCTCCAACGCCCCGGACCTGGAACGCTTCATCAAGGCCCTGTACTCCGGCCGGCTGCTGCCGCGCGCCCAGCAGAAGCAGCTGTTCACCGTCCCGGAAGTCGCCCATGTCAACGGCGCCGTCTTCACGCTGGGTGGCGTCCAGCGGACCGAGCTGCCGGACGGCACGGTCGTCTGGGGCAAGACCGGCTCGTACTCCGGCTACACCGGCGGGGTCTTCGCGACCCGCGATCTGCGCCGCGTGCTCGTCTACTCGCTCAATCCGACGGGGCGGGCACCGGAGCTGCCCTATGTCATGCGGATCGCTCAGGCCGCGTTCTGA
- a CDS encoding LysR family transcriptional regulator — MFEVDALRLLVAVAETGSFTKAAVRLNYTQSAVSRRIAALEQQAGGPLFARLPRGVRLNPAGHTLHRHAMDVLDRLARAERELAVLHAGSGGLLHTGAFATANISLVPTALRALQHARPDVEVIAVEGPTATLMERLADGALDLAVVSDYPSGLPSPDGVTTTVLCEDELFVALPRAHRLAGASTVDLCELHDEAWLHSAFGERPTMLADACARAGFTPRKIIRIAEWTGKFGYVAAGLGVALVPSLAARAVPDELVLCRLTDPALRRTVHVALPAAPLPAALILRDLLHDAVD; from the coding sequence ATGTTCGAGGTCGACGCGCTTCGGCTGCTGGTGGCCGTGGCAGAGACCGGATCGTTCACCAAGGCGGCGGTCCGGCTCAACTACACGCAATCCGCGGTATCCCGGCGGATCGCCGCGCTGGAACAGCAGGCGGGCGGACCGTTGTTCGCGCGGCTCCCGCGGGGTGTACGGCTCAATCCCGCCGGCCATACGCTGCACCGGCACGCCATGGACGTGCTCGACCGGCTGGCGCGGGCGGAGCGGGAGTTGGCCGTGCTGCACGCGGGGAGCGGCGGACTGCTGCACACAGGAGCCTTCGCCACCGCCAACATCTCGCTGGTGCCCACCGCTCTGCGGGCGCTCCAGCACGCCAGGCCGGATGTCGAGGTCATCGCGGTCGAGGGTCCGACCGCCACGCTGATGGAGCGTCTCGCGGACGGGGCGCTGGACCTTGCTGTCGTCAGTGACTACCCGTCCGGTCTGCCGTCGCCCGACGGTGTCACGACGACCGTGCTGTGCGAGGACGAACTGTTCGTGGCTCTCCCGCGCGCGCACCGCCTGGCCGGAGCCTCAACGGTCGACCTGTGTGAACTGCACGACGAGGCATGGCTGCACAGCGCGTTCGGCGAACGTCCCACGATGCTCGCCGATGCCTGCGCACGTGCGGGCTTCACCCCCAGGAAGATCATCCGGATCGCGGAGTGGACCGGGAAGTTCGGCTACGTGGCCGCCGGACTGGGGGTGGCGCTGGTTCCCTCGCTGGCCGCCCGGGCGGTCCCCGACGAACTCGTCCTGTGCCGCCTCACCGACCCGGCCCTGCGCCGGACCGTCCATGTGGCGCTGCCCGCAGCCCCGTTGCCCGCGGCACTGATACTGCGGGATCTGCTGCACGACGCCGTCGACTGA
- a CDS encoding discoidin domain-containing protein has product MPLSRRSVIRSVLAGGAVAAAGLPMAGRAVAASAPGDVVGKITVGYQGWFACQGDAAPIDGWWHWSGNWGQPPSPSNNAIRSWPDMRDYDHGYPTAYANLGNGSPATLFSSYDQQAVDTHFKWLQDNAIDTAALQRFNPNSSEGPTRDAMAAKVRSAAESHGRKFYIMYDATGWANMRTELPADWTNKMRAHTVSSAYAVQNGKPVVGIWGFGFNEPDKTWPAADCLEVVNWFKSQGCYVMGGVPTHWRTGTEDSRVGYLDVYHAFDMLSPWMVGRIGNIADTDRFYANVNTPDQAECNGHGIDYQPCVLPGDVQSRQRVHGDFMWRQFYNMVRVGAQGIYISMFDEYNEGNQIAKTAESTAYVPTNSGFLGLDEDGTACSADYYLRLTGDGSRMLKGQLPLTDKRPTLPMPDGGNPQPGDLALHKPATASGHTQGYAPGNVVDGDARTYWESVNNAFPQWLQVDLGAASPIRRLVLSLPPDPAWATRTQTLAVLGSTNGSDFTTLLASAGHTFDPAKGNTVTLSLPAPTARYLRLQFTANTGWPAGQLSTLEVHSDA; this is encoded by the coding sequence ATGCCCCTGTCGAGGCGCTCCGTCATCAGGTCCGTACTCGCCGGCGGCGCGGTCGCCGCCGCGGGTCTGCCCATGGCGGGCCGTGCGGTGGCCGCGTCTGCGCCCGGGGACGTCGTCGGGAAGATCACCGTCGGCTACCAGGGATGGTTCGCCTGCCAGGGCGACGCAGCGCCGATCGACGGCTGGTGGCACTGGAGCGGCAACTGGGGCCAGCCGCCCTCCCCGTCGAACAACGCCATCCGCAGCTGGCCCGACATGCGCGACTACGACCACGGCTATCCGACGGCGTACGCGAATCTGGGCAACGGCTCGCCCGCGACCCTCTTCTCCTCGTACGACCAGCAGGCGGTCGACACCCACTTCAAGTGGCTGCAGGACAACGCCATCGACACCGCCGCACTCCAGCGCTTCAACCCCAACAGCTCCGAGGGCCCGACCCGCGACGCCATGGCCGCCAAGGTGCGCAGCGCGGCCGAGAGCCACGGCCGGAAGTTCTACATCATGTACGACGCCACCGGCTGGGCGAACATGCGCACCGAGCTGCCGGCCGACTGGACGAACAAGATGCGCGCCCACACCGTGTCCTCCGCCTACGCCGTCCAGAACGGCAAGCCCGTCGTCGGCATCTGGGGCTTCGGCTTCAACGAACCCGACAAGACCTGGCCGGCCGCCGACTGCCTTGAGGTCGTCAACTGGTTCAAATCCCAGGGCTGTTACGTGATGGGCGGCGTACCCACCCACTGGCGCACCGGCACGGAGGACTCCCGCGTCGGCTACCTCGACGTCTACCACGCGTTCGACATGCTCTCGCCGTGGATGGTGGGCCGGATCGGCAACATCGCGGACACCGACCGCTTCTACGCCAACGTCAACACCCCCGACCAGGCCGAGTGCAACGGCCACGGCATCGACTACCAGCCGTGCGTGCTGCCGGGCGACGTCCAGTCGCGCCAGCGCGTCCACGGCGACTTCATGTGGCGGCAGTTCTACAACATGGTCCGCGTAGGCGCGCAGGGCATCTACATCTCCATGTTCGACGAGTACAACGAGGGCAACCAGATCGCAAAGACGGCGGAGAGCACGGCCTACGTCCCCACGAATTCTGGCTTCCTCGGCCTGGACGAGGACGGCACCGCCTGCTCCGCGGACTACTACCTGCGGCTCACCGGCGATGGCAGCCGGATGCTGAAGGGCCAACTGCCGCTCACCGACAAGCGTCCGACGCTCCCGATGCCCGACGGGGGCAACCCCCAGCCGGGCGACCTCGCCCTGCACAAGCCGGCGACCGCCTCCGGGCACACCCAGGGCTATGCGCCGGGCAACGTGGTGGACGGTGACGCCAGAACGTACTGGGAGAGCGTGAACAACGCCTTCCCGCAGTGGTTGCAGGTCGACCTCGGCGCCGCGTCGCCGATCCGCCGCCTCGTACTGTCCCTGCCGCCCGACCCGGCCTGGGCCACGCGCACCCAGACCCTGGCGGTGCTCGGCAGCACGAACGGCAGCGACTTCACCACACTGCTCGCGTCCGCCGGCCACACCTTCGACCCGGCGAAGGGCAACACCGTGACACTGTCCCTGCCGGCCCCCACCGCCCGCTACTTGCGGCTGCAGTTCACCGCCAACACCGGCTGGCCCGCAGGCCAGCTGTCCACCTTGGAGGTCCACTCCGACGCGTGA
- a CDS encoding MDR family MFS transporter, which yields MSASIAPAADTTPVVPKNIRWVLFGILLAMLLSMLDGLIVGTAMPTVVADIGGIDHMSWVVTAYTLTTACSTPVWGKLGDLFNRKHMFLGSIVVFMIGSVLSGQASSMGELIAFRALQGIGAGGLMAGAFALIGVLLPPRERGKYQGMVAIIQAVGSIGGPLVGGFITGHLGWRWAFYVNVPIGLICLVWCGMLLHVPAARRGKVVIDWLGITLMTAMISTVVLAATWAGSTYAWGSWQILSLAAAAVVLLVAFIASQRRAAEPLLPPRIFTGHRNFPISAVLLTVAGVAMFGGTLYLPLYQQTVQGASASNSGLLLLPMMAGTVVASMTAGKVMAKTGKYKMFPVVGAASLAVGMGLLSTMDVTTSRFTTSAYMVLVGIGTGFTIQMANTIAQNAVELRDMGAASAATSLFRSLGGSLGVAVFGSLFTRAIQGHEGSAPAEGGGAATPGMSQSAKDAYLQAASHGTQQIFLVGALCAAAAFVAALYIKEVPLRGKPGSAPRPKAEPAKQA from the coding sequence ATGTCCGCTTCCATCGCACCGGCGGCCGACACCACGCCGGTCGTCCCGAAGAACATCCGCTGGGTCCTGTTCGGCATCCTGCTGGCGATGCTGCTGTCCATGCTGGACGGCCTCATCGTCGGCACCGCGATGCCCACGGTTGTCGCGGACATCGGCGGGATCGACCACATGTCCTGGGTGGTCACCGCCTACACGCTGACCACTGCCTGTTCCACTCCGGTGTGGGGCAAGCTCGGCGATCTGTTCAACCGCAAGCACATGTTCCTGGGCTCGATCGTGGTGTTCATGATCGGCTCGGTGCTGTCCGGCCAGGCCTCCTCGATGGGCGAGCTGATCGCCTTCCGGGCTCTGCAGGGCATAGGTGCCGGCGGCCTGATGGCGGGCGCGTTCGCCCTGATCGGTGTGCTGCTGCCGCCCCGCGAGCGCGGCAAGTACCAGGGCATGGTGGCGATCATTCAAGCCGTCGGCAGCATCGGCGGCCCGCTGGTGGGCGGGTTCATCACCGGCCACCTGGGCTGGCGTTGGGCCTTCTACGTCAACGTACCCATCGGCCTGATCTGCCTGGTGTGGTGCGGGATGCTGCTGCACGTGCCGGCCGCCCGCCGTGGCAAGGTCGTCATCGACTGGCTCGGCATCACCCTCATGACCGCGATGATCAGCACCGTGGTGCTGGCCGCGACCTGGGCGGGCAGCACGTACGCCTGGGGATCCTGGCAGATTCTGAGCCTTGCCGCTGCCGCCGTGGTGCTGCTCGTGGCCTTCATCGCCTCGCAGCGTCGGGCCGCCGAACCGCTGCTGCCGCCGCGGATCTTCACCGGGCACCGCAACTTCCCGATCTCCGCCGTGCTGCTCACTGTTGCCGGTGTGGCCATGTTCGGCGGCACGCTGTACCTGCCGTTGTACCAGCAGACCGTGCAGGGCGCGTCAGCCTCCAACTCCGGCTTGTTGCTGCTGCCGATGATGGCGGGAACCGTGGTCGCCTCGATGACTGCGGGCAAGGTGATGGCGAAGACCGGCAAGTACAAGATGTTTCCCGTCGTGGGTGCCGCCTCGCTCGCCGTCGGCATGGGTCTGCTGTCCACCATGGACGTCACCACGTCCCGCTTCACGACCAGTGCCTACATGGTCCTGGTCGGTATCGGAACCGGCTTCACCATCCAAATGGCCAACACCATCGCCCAGAACGCCGTCGAGCTGCGCGACATGGGCGCCGCGTCCGCGGCCACCAGCCTTTTCCGCAGCCTGGGCGGCTCCCTCGGTGTCGCCGTCTTCGGCTCCCTGTTCACCCGCGCCATCCAGGGGCATGAGGGGAGTGCTCCGGCCGAGGGCGGGGGTGCGGCCACACCCGGCATGTCCCAGTCGGCCAAGGACGCCTATCTCCAGGCCGCCTCCCACGGCACCCAGCAGATCTTCCTGGTCGGCGCACTCTGCGCCGCGGCCGCCTTCGTCGCCGCGCTGTACATCAAGGAAGTCCCCCTGCGCGGCAAGCCGGGCAGCGCACCGCGGCCCAAGGCTGAACCGGCCAAGCAGGCCTGA